Proteins encoded by one window of Salvia splendens isolate huo1 chromosome 7, SspV2, whole genome shotgun sequence:
- the LOC121741190 gene encoding inositol transporter 4-like: MEGGVVKPDKTAFTDCWRISWQKPYIMRLAFSAGLGGLLFGYDTGVISGAMLYIREDFKAVEKNTWLQETIVSMAVAGAIVGAGFGGVLNDKYGRKKSIMLADVLFFIGAIVMAFSAAPWMIILGRIFVGLGVGMASMTSPLYISEASPARIRGALVSTNGLLITGGQFLSYLINLAFTNARGTWRWMLGIAGLPALIQFFLMLSLPESPRWLYRQGNVREAKAILEKIYPADEVEDEMRALETSVKAEKAAESSMGDTLIAKMKHIWGNDVVRRGLYAGVTVQVAQQFVGINTVMYYSPTIVQFAGFASKQTAMALSLITSGLNAVGSIGSMFTVDRYGRRRLMIISMFGIISCLVVLAALFYQASEHAPPVTSLESLHFGANATCYKYVQASQPSNWNCMTCLKSSSDCAFCANGKYGAGACLAVTVAVKGMCGAEHRTWYKKGCPSKFGIYTVLLLGLYIIAYSPGMGTVPWIVNSEIYPLKYRGIGGGIAAVSNWVSNLIVSETFLTLTETLGPADTFLLFAGFSAIGLVAIYFLVPETKGLQFEEVEKMLQKGFRPKLCCSSKDEDDAVELN; encoded by the exons ATGGAGGGCGGCGTTGTTAAACCGGATAAAACAGCGTTCACGGATTGCTGGCGAATATCATGGCAGAAACCTTATATTATGAGGCTTGCCTTCTCTGCTGGTCTTGGAGGCCTATTGTTTGGTTATGATACAG GTGTTATTTCTGGAGCCATGCTCTATATTCGTGAGGACTTTAAAGCTGTCGAAAAGAACACTTGGTTGCAG GAAACGATAGTTAGCATGGCCGTAGCTGGTGCTATTGTTGGTGCTGGATTCGGTGGTGTATTGAACGACAAGTATGGGCGAAAGAAATCCATTATGTTGGCTGATGTACTGTTTTTTATTGGTGCCATTGTTATGGCTTTCTCTGCAGCTCCTTGGATGATAATCCTGGGAAGAATTTTTGTTGGCCTTGGTGTCGGGATGGCGTCCATGACGTCACCACTATATATCTCGGAGGCATCACCGGCTAGAATCAGAGGAGCACTTGTCAGCACCAATGGCCTCCTGATCACAGGAGGACAATTCTTGTCATATCTCATCAATCTAGCATTCACCAAT GCACGAGGAACGTGGCGATGGATGCTCGGTATAGCTGGACTTCCGGCCCTCATTCAGTTTTTCCTAATGCTGTCACTTCCCGAGTCTCCTAGATGGTTATATCGGCAG GGAAATGTGAGAGAAGCTAAGGCCATTTTGGAGAAAATCTACCCTGCAGATGAAGTCGAAGACGAGATGAGGGCTTTGGAGACATCGGTCAAGGCTGAGAAGGCGGCCGAAAGTTCCATGGGAGACACTCTAATCGCAAAGATGAAGCACATTTGGGGTAACGACGTGGTGCGTAGAGGGCTGTACGCGGGTGTGACTGTGCAGGTGGCTCAACAGTTTGTAGGCATAAACACGGTGATGTACTACAGTCCCACTATAGTCCAATTCGCAGGGTTTGCTTCGAAGCAGACAGCCATGGCGCTGTCTCTCATCACCTCCGGCCTTAATGCTGTCGGGTCCATCGGGAGCATGTTCACCGTGGACAGATATGGTAGGAGAAGGCTGATGATCATATCAATGTTTGGAATCATAAGCTGCCTCGTCGTGCTGGCTGCCCTATTCTACCAAGCCTCCGAGCACGCCCCGCCTGTCACTAGCCTCGAGTCTCTTCACTTCGGTGCAAACGCCACATGCTATAAATATGTCCAGGCCTCCCAGCCATCAAACTGGAACTGCATGACTTGCCTCAAATCCTCCTCTGACTGCGCCTTCTGTGCTAACGGAAAA TATGGTGCGGGAGCATGCTTGGCCGTGACGGTCGCAGTAAAAGGCATGTGTGGGGCGGAACATCGGACGTGGTACAAGAAAGGTTGTCCGAGCAAGTTTGGGATATACACAGTGCTTCTGTTGGGTTTGTACATCATAGCTTACTCGCCCGGAATGGGAACTGTGCCGTGGATCGTCAACTCGGAGATATATCCTCTAAAATACAGAGGCATCGGAGGGGGGATCGCAGCAGTATCGAATTGGGTGTCAAATCTCATTGTGAGTGAGACCTTCTTGACTCTGACGGAAACGCTTGGTCCCGCGGACACGTTCCTCTTGTTTGCGGGATTCTCGGCTATCGGACTCGTAGCCATATATTTCCTGGTACCTGAGACCAAGGGGCTGCAGTTCGAGGAAGTGGAGAAGATGCTGCAAAAGGGTTTCAGACCCAAGCTATGTTGCTCTTCCAAGGATGAAGACGACGCCGTTGAACTCAACTAG